Sequence from the Stenotrophomonas sp. 364 genome:
GTGCAGGCGCAGCGAACCGGCGAACGGGTCGCGGTGCGGGCGCAGCTCGCTGCCCGAGGGCAGCTGCGCGAACATCGCCGCGCGCACGTCCGGCAGCGACTCCAGCAGCGCGGTGGTCTTCGGGCACAGGGCCTTGGCCGACGAATGCGACGGGCCGTACCACTTCAGGTAGAAGCGCTTCCAGCCGCGGCGGAAGAACGAATTGAAGCCGGCATCGTTGAACGTGCTGGACGCGGCGATCTTGTCCGCATCGCGCAGCGCCAGCGCCTCGTCGCGGATCATCTGCCAGTTCTGGCGCAACGGTTCCAGCTGCGGGAATTCCTTGCCCGGGTCCAGGAACGGCGTGGTCGGCACCTTCGAGAACATGTACATGATCACGTTGATGGGGGCCATGAAGCTGGAGTGGTCCAGCAGCTGCCGCGACCAGCGCGCGCGCACCTTGCCACGGAAATGGATATACAGCACGCAGGCGATGAACAGCGCTGCCAGCACGATCTTGGTCATCAGTCTTCCTCCGGCAGGGCCGGAACCGAAACGTGGGGGCGATGCACGGCAGATACCGGCACCGGTAAGGCGTCAGGGGGCGGGGACGTGCCAGAGAGGGGCGGCCGCCCATGTCGCGATCAACGGCGTATGGTCGGCACCGGGTGCGCCGGGGTCAAGCGGGCGGTGGGGCCTGTTCAGCGCGCCGTGCCTGAACGCGGGGCCTGGACTACCCCGATGCACCGCCACCCCCTCACCGCCGCCTACCCGCCCCTCAGCGAGGCCTACCAAGGCTTTTTTCGCGATGGTCGGCGTTGCTGCGCCACGCACTACTGGCGTTCCTTGAACG
This genomic interval carries:
- a CDS encoding aspartyl/asparaginyl beta-hydroxylase domain-containing protein → MTKIVLAALFIACVLYIHFRGKVRARWSRQLLDHSSFMAPINVIMYMFSKVPTTPFLDPGKEFPQLEPLRQNWQMIRDEALALRDADKIAASSTFNDAGFNSFFRRGWKRFYLKWYGPSHSSAKALCPKTTALLESLPDVRAAMFAQLPSGSELRPHRDPFAGSLRLHLGLTTPNDDGCYIVVDGIKKSWRDGEWMMFDETYIHHAHNETPDDRVILFCDIARPLRFGLPGLFNRAVASTLLAGGASPNLPGDPTGGVNKAFGGVYKVRLKAKALRERSVVAYQVIKWGLVLAVIAGIWAI